The Saprospiraceae bacterium genome contains the following window.
GATTTCATCAAATTTCATTTTCTCCATATTGTATTGGGCGAGATATGCGGAATCATTTGGATTGCAACCTCTGGAATTCATTTTATAAACAGCTTGAAATTGTTGAATATTTTCTTGTTTGTTTAGCCAATTTAATTCTTCAGTCCGGGTCATCGTTTCATTAAATTCAAGGCTTGCGACTGTATAAAATTCATTAAGATATATAACAGATTTTAATGGGGAATGACTGGTTAAATTTTGTCCAAAACCTTGATTGGAGTGATCCGATTTAAAACTAACAGTATACTGGTGAGGAACCATTAAGTTTTGACCATTTAACCAATAAATAGATAGTAGGGTAATTACCATTGTTTTCATTAGATGCTATTTAATGTGCCTTTCAAGGCTTTAAGATAGGCAAAACTTTTATATAGAAATGAGCCATACCAGGAAAACATTTTTCCATCAACCAAAACACAGGATGCCTTTCTAAACTCATCAAAATGCTTGTTACTAAAAGGGTAAGGTTCTGATGAAAGGAAAATGAGATCTGGATTTACTTGCTGAATCATTTCAATACTAACAATTGGATATCGATCCAAGTGGCCGAAACAATTTATAAATCCAGTGTCATTAAGAAAGGAATTTATAAACGTATTCTTGCCAGCAGCCATGTAGGGATCTTTCCAAATCAAATAAACGATTCTTAAGGGTTTTTCATTTTGTGCGTCAATGATATATTTTTTATATGCCTCAGATATTTTAAAAATCCAATTATCCGCGATAGCAACTTGGTTGCAAAGAATTCCTAGTTCCTGCATCATTTGATACATAGAAGAGAGGTCATTTACATCGGTTAGGTATATATCAAACTCTTTAGCTAAATCCTCTATGGCTTCTTTGGTGTTTTCTTCACGATTTGCAACGATTAAATCTGGTTTAATTTGTCTAATGCGTTGAAGCCATGGGTTTTTTGTACCTCCAACTCGATTTGGAATTGATTTTACGGTATCTGGGATTTCACAAAATTTACTGATCCCAACAACTGAATTTGAATCAATGAGTTCATAGAGATACCAGCTAATAGATGGCACTAAACTTACAATGTTGTTTTTAGGTTTTGAAAATAAATTTAAATTGATTGTTCCTTGATAAAATATCATGAAGCATTCCTGTTAACCAACACAAGTCTGTTTCCAAATAAGGCAATCCTCCCAATGTTTGTTATATTAAGAGTCTTTAAATCTGTTAGAATGCTCCAGGTTCCTGATTCATTTAAGCGAAGGATACTGCTTTTATTTGCACAAATTAGTTGTTGATTACTATTAATTACAAAATCTTCAACCCCTGGAGGCATCTTTGCAATTGTTTTAGATTTTTCAGTGTCTATGTTATAAGATTTTAAAACCCAATGGTCTTCAGTTATTTTGTGAACAAAGTATATTTCATTTAAATTTACGACTTCAAAACACCGTCCTATGGATGATGCAAATATTTTCCGGGTTCGATCTAGTTCGGAGTAAATACTCAGGACATGAGGTTCTTGTACTAAATAACAAACCCAGGTTTTGTTTTTTAAATACCTGTAGTACCCAATTTTTGAATGATCTTTAGTTATAAATTTAACTTGCTTTCCATTGCTTGCGTTTAATATTACAAGATTTTGAATTGTAGAATCATTTTCAGGAACCTTAACACAGCTAATTTCTTCTGAATTTTCAGGATAGACTCTTGGCGAATATTCACTAGAAGCCGAATTGGTAATGTTAGTAGCTGTTTTATTTAATAAATCAAATTTATAAATTTCGGTATTGTTATTTTCTGGCTTTCGAATACAGGCAAGTAAATGATTGTTGTCAATAAAATAAGGTTGATTATTGTATCCGGTAGGATTCAAAGCACTCAAATAATTTATTTTAGTTATAATCCAATTGGAATCCAATGGATTTTTAATATCCAATAAATACAAAGATGAACCAGGCAATTGAGAAAAAAGGGAATTTCCAAAAGTCAAAATACCCAGGATCAAATTGTGCTTAAAATACATTTACATCTTATTTGTAGAAGTGAAGATTCGGTTCCAGTTTATTCCATCTGAGAAGTTGCCATTTTTCAAACTAAACCATATAAATAAAGGTTTTCCTACGACGTGGTCAAACGGAACAAATCCCCATGCTCTGGAATCTTCTGAATTATGTCGGTTATCTCCCATAGCCCAATAATAATCTTGTTTAAATGTGTATGTATCGGTTTGTTGTCCATTGATATAAATTTTTTGATCCCGAACCTCTAACTTGTTGTTTTCATAGACATTTATAATTCGATGATATAGTGCAAGGTTTTCAAGGCTTATTGGAATCTTTACATCTTTTTTTGGAATCCAAATAGGGCCATAATCATTAAAACTCCAATTTGGAAAATTGGTTACATCATATGGAAAGCAACGTTTGTCAGGATTCTCATAGGGTGTTGCCGTTACATCGGGCCCCATTGCTTTGATTTTAGCTAATTGAGCTTCATCTAAAAACATAATGCCATATTTAAAATAAGGATCCTTGGTATTTACACCCCAGCTTTCTAGCTTTTTAATGCTTAGATTACTGGTAGTCGAACTGACTTCATACATATATTGCATATGCTCAGGATTTTCTGCCATTTTACCATTTATGTATAATTGCCGGTCGATAATTTGTAAGCTATCACCTGGAATTGCAACGCATCGTTTAATGTAGTGGTCTTTTTTATCGAGTGGTCTTACAATTAAAGGCAAGCCTTTGCATTCTCTTGCAGCATCTGCTTGTGTTTTAACTTGAAAATCCGTCCAGCTTCTGTTCGGTGTAACATAAACGCTGTCGCCAACCGGCCAGTTAAAAACGAAGGGGTCATTTCTTTTTACAGATGTCAATGCAGGCAATCTAAAATAGGGAAGGGATGGTTTGGTAAAATAAGACTCCACATCTAATTTAGGAATTCGATTGTGCAACAAGGGAATCATCGCAACGGTCATTGGTGTCCGTATGCCATAATGTACCTTGCTTACAAATAGAAAGTCACCAACTTTAAGTGTGCCTTCCATAGAAGGAGTTGGAATCACATAGGCCTCTATGAAAAACATCCGAATAAATGCTGCGGCAAATACTGCAAAAATTATTGATTCAACCCATTCCCGAATTGCTCCTCGAGCATATTTATTAGTATTTCTTATTCTCTGTACACGTGCCCAATCTTTCCTTTTTTGGGCTTCGTGCATCTCATCTAAAAATTCTTTTTCTTTTGCAAAAGCTGGTTCGATAAATTTTATTGACTTATTTGTGCCAATTAACCAAAAAGCCAATAGTGCATAAACAACCGCTAAAGCTGAATCCCAGAAACTCATTTTTCCAAAAGATTTTACCATGTCTACACACATGGCCGCAAAAATGAAAAAATTGACAATCGGGAAAAGTAGCCACCAGGCATGGCGTGGAGATCGACCAATGAGTTTACACCATTCTGCAAAATTGATACCCGGTATCCAGGCTTTTGATGCATCAATGGATACTTTTTTAAACAGAATACTCAGGCTGAAGCACAATAAAACATAGCTTATCAATAAGAAAATAAGTATACTCACTCGAAAATATTAAATGGATTTCTAAATAGTTTTAATTCGATCACAAAGATAAATGAAATAACAGGGATTGAAAGCATTAAACGACCAGACATCCCAAGCTATAGAAATAAAGGCAAATTTAATCGTCCAGCTTAGTTGGTACTTAAATCCAGATCATTCAGCATACTAGCCAATTGATCCTTGTAAACAATCCGTTGATCTTGCCACTCTTTCTGGATAATATTGGATGCTGCAATAATGTGAAGCATACATTCTTTTAGAAATAAAATGTCATTTTTATCCTTGACTTTAAAAAAATCCTGTAGTTCAGGTATTTGAGATAGGCTTTCTTTGAATTTTAATTCAGAATCGTTTGTGCCTAAACTCACAGTATTGCCCTTGGTAAACCAATCACAAATCGTTTGATAGGGATTAATGGTCTTCTGTTTTCCTGTGTTAATGATTTTAGGAAATAATGGCTGGCATTGTTCAAGAATTGAATCATTGATCATGGCAAGGGCCACTTCATATGCTCCAATTTGTTCGCCCTCATAGACTAATTCCATTTTGCCTGTTATGGCTGGAACAATCGCAAGTAAATCTGCGATGCGGGCAGATCCCTTGAGTTCATTATTCATCAACATCCTTCTTTCAATGGTACTGTATAGCAATTCCAAAGCAGAAATACTTAGACGAGCAGAAACGCCGCTTTTTTCATCAACCATTTCACTATCTCTAGCTGTGAATGCAATTTGTTCCAAAATCTGCAACATTAATTTAGGGATATAAATACTCTTTCTTATATTTTCTGGAATGTGAGCTTCTTGCTGGCTTATCTGCAATGCTGTTTCAATATCTTCTGGATAGTGCGTAAGGATTTGGCTTTCTATCCGGTCTTTCAATGGGGTAATTATTGTTCCGCGTTGGGTGTAATCTTCGGGATTTGCAGTAAATATAAAAAACACATCCAGTGGAAGTTTAAATTTAAATCCTCGAATTTGCAAGTCACGTTCCTCTAAAATATTGAACAGGGCAACTTGAATTCTTGCTTGTAAATCTGGCAATTCGTTAATCACAAAGATTGATTGGTGCGAACGGGGAATTAAGCCAAAGTGAATTGCATATTCATCATCATAAGCAATGTTTTTCTGAGCAGCTTTTATTGGATCTATGTCACCAATCAGATCAGAAATGCTAACATCCGGGGTTGCCAATTTTTCAACATATCGTTGGCTTCTGTGAATCCAATCTATTGGACAATCATCTCCATGAATTGCAATCATTTCCTTTCCGTATTTGCTAATAGGATTAATCGGATTGTCATTGATTTCGCTTCCTTTAATAATTGGTATATATTCATCAAGCAATTGAATTAGTTGACGTGCCATCTTGGTTTTAGCTTGGCCCCGTAATCCCAGAAACAGAATATTGTGTCCACTTAAAACAGCGCGTTCAACATCCGGGATAACAGTCTGGTCATACCCGTAAATGCCGTTAAACAGACTCGTTTTAGTGCGAATTTTTGATATTAAATTTTGACGAAGTTCTTCTCGAATGCTTCGATAGGTATATTTACTTGCTTTTAATTCTTTTAGAGTGCTCGCTTTATCTTTTACTGCCATTTTTTCGTTTGTTGTTTTCATAATTTATTAAAATATGTTCTCCTAATCCATCGAGGTTTGTATACATTGCCTTGCCATTGGCTTCTTTAGAAAATTGCTCGACAAACTCAACCAGATAAGGATCCGAAGCAACCATGAAGGTTGTTAAATCTATTTTTTGTTTTCTGCATTTACGGGCAACCGCTAAGGTTCTGGAAACTATAAATCGATCCAATCCAAAAAGAGTTTTTGTAAAGCTCTTTTCCGCGTTTAATGCAACTCGGCTTTCCATCAGTTATCATCATGATATGTTTGTTGGATGATTTTCTCTTGTTAAGCAGCTCCAATGCCAGATTTAATCCGGCTACTGTGTTTGTGTGATAGGGACCCACTTCAAGATAAGGAATATCTTTCAATTCGATTTGCCAAGCTTCATCACCAAAAACTACAAAATCTAATTTGTCTTTTGGATAATATCGGTGAATCATTTCGGCCAAAGCAAGCGCTACTTTTTTAGCTGGACTGATTCGATCTTCTCCATATAAAATCATTGAATGCGAAATATCGATCATTAAGACGGTGCTGCATTGAGACTCATGGATGGATTCTTTAGAGATCAAATCCGATTCTTCAATTCTAAATGATTTTGAACCATGATTTATGAAGGCATTTTTAACAGATTCAAAAGCTTGTAGGTTTTGGAACAGATCTCCATACTCAAATGGTTTTAAAGAATCGGATGCTTCTTCTCCTGTGCCCGATTTTTTTAATTTGTGTTTTCCCGTAAGCCCTTTACGGAGTTTGCCAAAAATAGATTCAAAAGCATTTTTTCTTAAATCTAGCTCCAGTTTCTTGGTAGGACTGTATTGAATTTCTGGGTCGATTCCTTCTTTCAAATACCCATTTCGCTTTAATTCTTCAATAAAATCAGGCAAACCGTAGTTTGGTTCAAAAATATTGAAACGTTTATCAAGCTCATTCATCCACTCAAAAAGCGCATCCACCTGTCCTGAACTTGCAATAAAAAGTGCTCTAAAAATCTCTAAAAGCCTATCATACAAGCTTTTATTTGACAAATAGCCAGGGTCATAAAAAAACTGAATACCTTGAATTTTGGGTATTTTATCAAATGTCATGGAAGTCTAACAAGCAGAAACAGAAGATCGTTTACCCGCTTTCGTTAAATTCATTAATTAAAGAAATTGAAATTGTACTTTTGCAGACTAAATTTAGATTTAATGAGGTTTTGTTTGCTATTACTATGTATTCTATTTTGTAGTTCAATTTCCTTTTCTCAAAAGTCTGATATTCGGGGAAATGTGTACAACAAAATAACCGGAGAGCCATTGGCTTTCACCTCTGTGTATTTAGAAGGGACTTCCTACGGTGCGATTACGGATAATCTTGGGTTTTTTAATATTTCTTCGGTGGCAAAGGGAGATTACACCTTGGTAGCGAGTTATATTGGCTTTGACACCGTAAAAGTTGTGATATCGGTTAGAGGAAACCAAATTATCAATAAACAATTGGTAATGAGTGAATCTAGTACTTTATTAGGAGAGGTCAGTGTATCTGGCAAAAAGCAACAAGCGCGCACTGAAGTAAAAATTTCAACGTTAACAGTAACGCCTAAAGAAATTAAAGCATTGCCTTCAACAGGTGGTGAAGCAGATATAGCCCAATATTTACAAATTATTCCGGGTGTAATCAGTACAGGAGATCAGGGAGGGCAAATTTATATACGAGGAGGATCCCCGGTTCAGAACAGAATATTAATAGATGGGATGACGGTTTATAACCCGTTTCATTCCATTGGCATTTTTTCTGTTTTTGAAACGGAAGTGATACGTTCTGTTGATGTTTTGACCGGTGGATTTCCAGCAGAATATGGAGGGAGGGTTTCGGCTATTGTAGATATGAAGACCAGAGAAGGCAACAAGACCCGACTTTCAGGCATTGCTTCTGCCAGTCCATTTCTTGCAAAAGCATTAATTGAGGGACCTATTTCAAAATTTAAAGAGGGAAAAAGTGGTAGTACGTCCTTTTTGTTAACTGCTAAATCCTCTTTTATTGACCAAACCTCTAAAACACTCTACAAATATGCATTTGATACTTCGACCAACAGTCTGCCATTTAAGTTTACAGATTTTTATGGAAAGATATCTACTATTGGAAGCAATGGAAATTTTCTAAATTTTTTTGGATTTAATTTTAACGATCAGGTTGAATATGCTGGATTGGCTGATTTGGATTGGAATGCATCAGGAGGAGGAACCAATTTTAAATTGATTCCAGCCAACTCCAGTGTGATTGTAGGTGGAAACGTAGCATATTCAAAATATTTTATTAAATTAAACGAAATAAATTCTGAGCCAAGATCAAGTGAAATCAAAGGTGTTCAATCTAATATTGACTTCACATATTTTGCTAGGAATTCAGAATTTAAATATGGAATTGAATTTGATGCATTTAGTACAGATTTTAATTTTACTAATTTTCTGAAAATCCCGGTAAGTCAAAAAGACTATAATACGGAATTGGCAGGTTATTTTAAATATAGAAAGGCATTTAGAAAATGGGTTATTGATCCAAGTTTGAGATTTCAATATTATGCATCTTTAAAAAAGACTTCCGTCGAACCACGACTTGGATTAAAATACAATGTTGGAAATGATTTTAGAATAAAGGCTGCAGGAGGCATTTACACTCAAAACTTAATGAGTTCGGTAAGTGAACGAGATATTGTGAATTTATTTGTTGGATTTATCACAAGTCCTGATCTTATCAAAGCAAGCCATGCAGTTTTTGGATTTGAATTGGATTTGAATGAGAATACAGATGTCAATGTAGAAACTTATTATAAAAATTTTGATAAACTTTACCAGTTAAATCGAAATAAAAGGACTGTTGAAGAATCCAGTTATGCTATTGAAACTGGTGATGCATATGGTTTAGACATACTTGTAAAATCAAATTGGGTAAATTGGAGTGTTTGGTTGGGTTACTCGTTAGGCTATGTCAATAGAAATGATGGTAAGCAAGAATTTCCAGCATTATTTGATAGAAGGCACAATGCAAATTTGGTTTTAGATTATCAATTTGGACATAAAAATGTATGGCAGGCAGGGTTAAGATGGAATTTAGGTTCAGGCTTTGCATTTACCAAGATCCAGGGATTTATTGAAGATAATAAAATTCCAAAAGGACTTGAAACGGTTTTTGGTATTGAGAATGCCCCAATAGGTGTGATTTATTCAGATAAAATCAATTCAGGCAGACTTCCGTATTATCATAGATTGGATTTTTCTTTAAAGCGGAAAATAATAATCAGTAAAAATATTTATTGGGAAATCACAGCCGCGGTTACCAATGCTTATGATAGAAAAAATATTTTTTATTTTAACGTTATTGAAAACAGGCGCGTCAATCAATTGCCGGTGTTGCCATCATTGGTAGCCGCATTTCATTTTTAAATGATTGTTTAAAAATCTATTGAATTTTTCTTATTTCAGGGCAAGTCTTAAGTTGAGTTTCGATTTCCTGAATTGTAAATGCGTTCATTTTCCAGATTTGAGAATTCAGGTAATTTAAAATATTTGTTAGTTCAACCGCACTTAACTTTGGAATTGGTGGCATAGGTAAATCTGAATGCCTTAAGTTAAACTGTCCGGCAGGTGTTCCTATTCCTTGATGAATCCAGCAAGCTAAATGAGTTCGTTGAGTTTTGATATAGGCAGCATCTTTAAGTGAAGGATATAAATTGCCAAGCCCCTCAAATTGATCCCCATGACAACCGGCGCATTGTGTTGTAAAAAGTATTTTTCCTTCTTTATAAGTTTCAGTAGAATAATTGCATCCAAAAACCAAGAGCAGTATAGCACCAAAAAAAAGTTTATTTAGATTCATCCAAAAGAGTTTGTATATCTTTTATAAAACGATCTACGTCTTTGTCATCAGTGCCTAAACAATAGGACCTTAAGTGAAATTTTGAATCAGCGAGGAGGATCCAGCCACTGTGATCAAAACCACCTGGAGCGTCAGGATCTTCTGCGGCAATACTCATATATTTTTCTGAAATTTCCTTGATTTTTTCTTTGGTGGGGATGTGTAATAAATGAAATTGATCTAAAGGATGATTTAATTTATCGTAATAACTGTTAAGTTTTGGTACAGAATCTTTTCTAAAATCGATACTGAAATTAATAAAAACAAGCTGCTTATTTCCTTTAAAGTGATCAGCGATTCGCATCATGCTTCGAATCGTTTTAGGGCAAATTGTTGGGCATGAAGTGAAAAAGAAATTAGCAATATGTAATTTCTCTTTTAAGGAATCTTTAGTTATAAGTTGGCCAAATTGGTTCTCAAGTGCAAAATCAGGTGTTTTTGCATAGATTGTATCATTGTTCTCGAAAGTTCGTAAGCCCAATATAGGAAGCTTATCGTTTTTGCATGAGCTTAGTAAAAAAGAAAGAGTCAACGTAACTATCCACGTGGATTGATTCAAAAGTTTATGAAATTGAGTGTACATACAGATCGTGTTTTTATTAAATAGTATTATTTACTAATTCGTAATTCGTAATTCGTAATTTTTAATTTACAACCCTTCCATCCCGCATCGTTAAGGTGCGATCAGCATTTAAAGCAATTTGGGTATCATGGGTTACAAGTATAACAGTCATGTTATTTTCTGATTTTAAATTCATAATCATATTAAGAACTTGTTTTGCATTTTGTTCATCCAAGTTGCCTGTAGGTTCATCTGCCAAGAGTATTTTTGGATTATTGATCAATGCACGTGCCAAGGCAACTCGTTGTTGTTCACCTCCAGATAACTGACCTGGTTTATGGTCCATACGATTTTCCATTGCCAATTTATGAAGTAGGTCAGTTGCTTGAATCTTAAGTTCATTTTCTTTTCGTCCGGCAATTAATCCAGGCAAGCATACATTTTCAAGTGCTGAGAATTCTGGCAAGAGATGATGAAACTGAAAAATAAAGCCAATGTGTTTGTTCCTGAATTGTGCAAGTGCCTTTAATTTTAAAGAATTAAGAGCAGTACCGTCAATTTGTATTGTGCCTTCATCTGCTTGATCTAGACTGCCGATAATATGAAGTAAAGTACTTTTTCCTGCACCTGATGCACCAATAATACTGATAAATTCACCCGTTTTTACTGATAGATCAATCCCTTTTAAGACTTCCAGTTGTTGATAAAATTTCTTAATGCCCTTGCATTCAATCATTTATGAATATAGTTGAATTGTATTTAAAAATAAATTTGTATATGCAAATGTAATTCATGGTTTTACGAAATAAAAAGTATTACTAATCAGTTTAATATTGGAATTTGAATTAATGTTCAATAAAGAATTTAATTTTGCAGGTACTAATTTCACAGGTTAAGTAATCATTTCTAATTCGGGATGAGAATTCTACAATTAAGCAAGAAATTTCCTTTTCCACCCAAAGATGGTGAGTCCATTGCTATTTTGCAAATGAGTAAAGCCTTGCACAACAGTGGTTGTGAAATGAGTCTGTTGGCCATGAATACATCTAAGCATCGGGTAGATCTCACAAAAGGATTGCCAAAGGAATTGGCTTATTATGCTCGGATTGAAACAGTAAACGTAGATAATAAAATTAGATGGACTGAAGCATTTAAAAATATTTTTTCTGAGGAATCCTATCATATCACCCGATTTATTTCTGCTGAATTTTCGATAAAATTAGAGCAATTACTTCAAGAGGAGACGTATGATATCATTCAGTTGGAGACTTTGTATTTAGCTCCATTTCTTAGTATTATTAAGAAGTATTCAAAAGCAATGGTAGTCTTACGTGCCCATAATATTGAGCATGAGATCTGGCAGCGTATTGCCATGCAAGTGCCTTCACTTCCTAAAAAGCTTTATCTTAACTATTTAAGTAAGAAATTGAGAAATTTTGAAATCAAATCTTTAAATGATTATGATTTTTTGGTGGCAATTACAGATAGGGATTTAGTACAGTTTAAATCTTTGGGTTATAAAAATGGATGTTTGGCCTCACCGGTTGGTTTTGAAGTTTTAGAAAATCAAATTGATTACAGTGCTTTTAATAGACCCATGATGCTTTCCTTTATCGGATCTCTTGATTGGATGCCCAATATTGAAGCGGTGCGTTGGTTTGTTCAAGAAGTTTGGCCAGTACTAATGAATAAATTTCCGGATTTGCAATTTCATATTGCGGGTCGGAATGCTCCAAAAGATATTTCAGATATAAATCAAAAAAACATTTTTTCATGGGGAAGTTCGTGATTCAACCGAATTTCTAAACCGATACCCAATATTGGTTGTACCCGTTTTTGCAGGTTCAGGTATTCGGGTAAAAATTCTGGAAGCAATGACTTTAGGACGCATAGTGATCTCAAGCTCTATAGGTTTGGAAGGCATTAGCGCCAAGCATAAAGACCAAGTTTTTATTGCGAATAGTGTGGATGATTTTGTTGAAAGTATAAGTCAATGTAAGAATCGTTACGATAGCCTGAGACTAATAGGTGAAAATGCCCGGAATTTTGTTATGGAAAATTTTGAAAATTCTAAATTAGCAGGAAAATTGATCCATGCATACAAAAAGGCATTACATTCGCACAGCCTACTGTAGGAATTATCTATAAAATGTCTTTTTTTCTTGAACTTTTATTTGCACTATCCTGTATTTTAATACTGCATAGTTATATTATTTACCCAATTAGTTTAGTTGTCGCTAATATATTTATTCGCCCTCAAAAATCTGCTTTGGCAACAGAAGCTAAAGATCTTCCTGTTGTTTCCTGCATTACTTCTGTTTATAATGAAGCGGATATAATAGAAAGGAAAGTACATTCGGTGTTAAATTCAGAATATCCAATTGATAAAATAAAACTTTTTATAGGTTCTGATGCATCAGATGATGGATCAAATGAGCTCATTAAGGCCCTAAAAATTAAATACCATAATATTTATTTTTTCTCATTTAACTCGAGGCGCGGTAAAACGAATGTGATTAATGACTTAATAGAAGAGGCTTATAAGGTTACCCCGCAATCTGATAATCATATTATTTTGTTTACAGATGCGAATGTTATTCTGAATTCAGAAACCATTGCTATTTTGGTTTCTGAATTTATTAACCCTGCGGTTGCTGTTGTTGATTCACGTATAATCCAAAAAAATCTAAGAAGTGATGGCATTTCTCTTGCAGAAGGCCAATACATGTCTTTAGAAACTAAATTAAAATTCCTGGAAGGAAGAGTACTTGGTTGCATGATGGGTGCATTTGGAGGGTGTTTTACAATACGCTCAAGTTACCTCCAAAAAATTCCTAATCATTTAATTGTGGATGATTTTTATATTACAATGATGGCAATGATTAAAAATGGAATTAGTCTACTTAATCCGAATGCTAGCTGTATAGAAGGAATTCCAAACCAAATGCATGAGGAATTTAAACGAAAATCGAGAATTTCAATTGGCAATTTTCAAAATCTAGCCATTTTTTGGGACAGACTTTATAAGAAACCATTGCGTCTAGCTTACGCATTTTTTTCACATAAATTCCTAAGGTGGATTGGCCCTTTTCTTTTTCTTGGAATGTTATTCTCATCTTTAGGATTATGGTTATTAGGCTCCAATCAATTCGGGTATATCAACCTCTCATTAGTTGCGCTCATTTTTGGAATTCCAGTTTTGGACTTTGTATTGCAATATTTAGGGATCCATTTAAGACCGTTTCGGGCTATCAGATATTTTTTTTATATGAACCTTGCACTTTTAAATGGGTTTATTATCTATGTTTCAGGCAAACAATTAGTAACCTGGCAACCACCAAAAAGAAGTAATATATCATGATTCGGTTTAATACAATTGAAGAAGCAATCCAAGACTTTAAAAATGGAAAAATTATCATTGTGGTTGATAATGAGGACCGAGAAAATGAGGGAGACTTTATTTGTGCCGCAGAAACCATAAGTCCAGAAATTGTAAATTTCATGGCAACGGAAGGACGTGGATTGATTTGTGCCCCATTAGATGAAAAGCGAGCAGATTCTTTGAATTTACCCTTAATGGTGCGAAATAACACCTCACTTCATGAAACAGCTTTCACCGTTTCAGT
Protein-coding sequences here:
- a CDS encoding ABC transporter substrate-binding protein: MIFYQGTINLNLFSKPKNNIVSLVPSISWYLYELIDSNSVVGISKFCEIPDTVKSIPNRVGGTKNPWLQRIRQIKPDLIVANREENTKEAIEDLAKEFDIYLTDVNDLSSMYQMMQELGILCNQVAIADNWIFKISEAYKKYIIDAQNEKPLRIVYLIWKDPYMAAGKNTFINSFLNDTGFINCFGHLDRYPIVSIEMIQQVNPDLIFLSSEPYPFSNKHFDEFRKASCVLVDGKMFSWYGSFLYKSFAYLKALKGTLNSI
- a CDS encoding S26 family signal peptidase translates to MSILIFLLISYVLLCFSLSILFKKVSIDASKAWIPGINFAEWCKLIGRSPRHAWWLLFPIVNFFIFAAMCVDMVKSFGKMSFWDSALAVVYALLAFWLIGTNKSIKFIEPAFAKEKEFLDEMHEAQKRKDWARVQRIRNTNKYARGAIREWVESIIFAVFAAAFIRMFFIEAYVIPTPSMEGTLKVGDFLFVSKVHYGIRTPMTVAMIPLLHNRIPKLDVESYFTKPSLPYFRLPALTSVKRNDPFVFNWPVGDSVYVTPNRSWTDFQVKTQADAARECKGLPLIVRPLDKKDHYIKRCVAIPGDSLQIIDRQLYINGKMAENPEHMQYMYEVSSTTSNLSIKKLESWGVNTKDPYFKYGIMFLDEAQLAKIKAMGPDVTATPYENPDKRCFPYDVTNFPNWSFNDYGPIWIPKKDVKIPISLENLALYHRIINVYENNKLEVRDQKIYINGQQTDTYTFKQDYYWAMGDNRHNSEDSRAWGFVPFDHVVGKPLFIWFSLKNGNFSDGINWNRIFTSTNKM
- a CDS encoding SCO family protein, coding for MYTQFHKLLNQSTWIVTLTLSFLLSSCKNDKLPILGLRTFENNDTIYAKTPDFALENQFGQLITKDSLKEKLHIANFFFTSCPTICPKTIRSMMRIADHFKGNKQLVFINFSIDFRKDSVPKLNSYYDKLNHPLDQFHLLHIPTKEKIKEISEKYMSIAAEDPDAPGGFDHSGWILLADSKFHLRSYCLGTDDKDVDRFIKDIQTLLDESK
- a CDS encoding carboxypeptidase-like regulatory domain-containing protein, which encodes MRFCLLLLCILFCSSISFSQKSDIRGNVYNKITGEPLAFTSVYLEGTSYGAITDNLGFFNISSVAKGDYTLVASYIGFDTVKVVISVRGNQIINKQLVMSESSTLLGEVSVSGKKQQARTEVKISTLTVTPKEIKALPSTGGEADIAQYLQIIPGVISTGDQGGQIYIRGGSPVQNRILIDGMTVYNPFHSIGIFSVFETEVIRSVDVLTGGFPAEYGGRVSAIVDMKTREGNKTRLSGIASASPFLAKALIEGPISKFKEGKSGSTSFLLTAKSSFIDQTSKTLYKYAFDTSTNSLPFKFTDFYGKISTIGSNGNFLNFFGFNFNDQVEYAGLADLDWNASGGGTNFKLIPANSSVIVGGNVAYSKYFIKLNEINSEPRSSEIKGVQSNIDFTYFARNSEFKYGIEFDAFSTDFNFTNFLKIPVSQKDYNTELAGYFKYRKAFRKWVIDPSLRFQYYASLKKTSVEPRLGLKYNVGNDFRIKAAGGIYTQNLMSSVSERDIVNLFVGFITSPDLIKASHAVFGFELDLNENTDVNVETYYKNFDKLYQLNRNKRTVEESSYAIETGDAYGLDILVKSNWVNWSVWLGYSLGYVNRNDGKQEFPALFDRRHNANLVLDYQFGHKNVWQAGLRWNLGSGFAFTKIQGFIEDNKIPKGLETVFGIENAPIGVIYSDKINSGRLPYYHRLDFSLKRKIIISKNIYWEITAAVTNAYDRKNIFYFNVIENRRVNQLPVLPSLVAAFHF
- a CDS encoding cytochrome c, whose amino-acid sequence is MNLNKLFFGAILLLVFGCNYSTETYKEGKILFTTQCAGCHGDQFEGLGNLYPSLKDAAYIKTQRTHLACWIHQGIGTPAGQFNLRHSDLPMPPIPKLSAVELTNILNYLNSQIWKMNAFTIQEIETQLKTCPEIRKIQ
- a CDS encoding AAA family ATPase — its product is MAVKDKASTLKELKASKYTYRSIREELRQNLISKIRTKTSLFNGIYGYDQTVIPDVERAVLSGHNILFLGLRGQAKTKMARQLIQLLDEYIPIIKGSEINDNPINPISKYGKEMIAIHGDDCPIDWIHRSQRYVEKLATPDVSISDLIGDIDPIKAAQKNIAYDDEYAIHFGLIPRSHQSIFVINELPDLQARIQVALFNILEERDLQIRGFKFKLPLDVFFIFTANPEDYTQRGTIITPLKDRIESQILTHYPEDIETALQISQQEAHIPENIRKSIYIPKLMLQILEQIAFTARDSEMVDEKSGVSARLSISALELLYSTIERRMLMNNELKGSARIADLLAIVPAITGKMELVYEGEQIGAYEVALAMINDSILEQCQPLFPKIINTGKQKTINPYQTICDWFTKGNTVSLGTNDSELKFKESLSQIPELQDFFKVKDKNDILFLKECMLHIIAASNIIQKEWQDQRIVYKDQLASMLNDLDLSTN